A region of the Halosolutus amylolyticus genome:
TAGAAGGCCAGGCGACCGACATCGAACAGACGGGCGAGGAGATCGCGTTCTCCGTCTCGGACAATAACACGTCAGTTGACGTTGTCTACGAGGGAACCATGCCCGAGACGATGGCCGAAAACCGGATCGTCGTTGCGAAAGGCGCCGTTGAGAATGGAACACTTCAGGCGACCGAACTCTCGGTCAGGGCCCACGACGACGAAGACGGAGGTCCACCGGAAGAACACACCTAAACCATGGCGTCGATTACCGCTGAGGGTGTCACGAAGCGACTCGGTTCGACGGTCGCCGTCCGCGATGTCAGTTTCACCGTCGGATCGGGCGAACACGTCGGACTGTTCGGTCCGAACGGCGCCGGCAAAACGACCCTGATGCAGATGCTGGCCACGCTTTCGTTCCCGAGCGACGGTACCATTCGGATCGGTGAACACGACATAACACCCGATGCAACGCGCGTCCGACGGGACCTCGGTGTCATGGGCCACCGATCGATGCTGTACGGCACCCTCACCGCTCGTGAAAACCTCCGTCTTCACGCGCGACTCCGAGGCGTCAGTACCGACCGCGTCGAGGAGGTCCTCGAGCAAGTCAATCTCCGGACGCAAGCGTCGACGCGCGTGGAAACGTTTTCCCACGGCATGACGAAGCGACTCGCCATCGCTCGCGCAGTGTTGCATGATCCAACAGTGCTGTTGCTCGACGAACCCTATGCCGGGCTGGACCAGCGCTCGGCTAGGGATCTTCAACAGATTCTCGACCAGTTCGACGACCGAACGGTCGTGCTCGCGACCCACGACCTGGTACGGGGCGCTACCGACTGTGACCGCGCTCTCGTGCTCGTCGACGGCACCATTTCGCGTGACGTTCGAATCGAGGACTCGACAACGGACGACCTCGAGACCATCTACCGGCGGACAACTGACCCGGCTACGCCACGATGATCGACGGCCTTCGCAAGTACAACCGCGTCGTGCTCGAGGTCGTCCGCAAGGACCTTCTCATCGAGTTGCGCTCGAAGCAGGTGCTCAACACGGCGGTCGTGTTCGCGTTGCTGGTCGTCGTCATTTTCGCGTTCAGTTTCGCCAGATCGTTCACGGACGTTGGCGTCGTCGGAAGCGGCGCGCTCTGGATCGCGTTCGTCTTCGCGGGGACCTTCGGCGTCAGCCAGAGTGCAACGGCAGAAACGGCCGACGCGGGACTCGACGGCCTTCTCCTGTTGCCCGTCGACCGATCGGCGATCTACGTCGGAAAAGTGCTGAGCAACACCGTCTTTACGACGGCCGTTGCGATCATTACGTTCGTCTGTACCGTCATCTTCCTCGAGTTTACAGTCCCGCTCGACGTCGTCCCGATACTGCTGTTGGTCTTCGTGCTGGCCGCATTCGGGTTCACGTCGACCGGCGTCCTCATTGCGACGATGACCGCCCGGGCTCGACTTCGCGAACTCCTGTTACCTCTCCTGCTCGTGCCGCTCATCGTCCCAGTGTTGCTCGCCGGTGTCGAACTCACGCGCGTACTTACAGAGGGCTACGTGACGTTGCGGTGGTTTCAGCTCTTGGTCGTGTACGATGGACTGTTGTTTCTCACCGGATTAGCGACGTTCGAATACGTGGTCGAACGGTAGCTACAGGCGTCGGTACGCGAGCAGCCCGACGACCACGATTCCGACGAAACCAGCGCTCAAGAGACCGACGGGGAGTTCAGCCCCCTGCGAATCGTCTCCACGTTCTTCGCTAGCGGTCACCCCGCGCTCGTCGATGCTCACGGCGATCCGTTCGTCCGCTTCGAGAACGTTGGTGTTCATCACCATCGGCATCGGCGCGTCCGCTTCGACGAGATTGTCCGAGAACTCGACCTGACTCAGGTCGTATTCGACAAACGAGATGGCGAACTGCTCGACGTCGTATCCGACTGGTTTCTCGAGTTCCTGATCCTCGAGTCGGTAGAAGACCGACACGTCGGCCGTCTCGCCGGCATCGATCGAGGCGTCGACCGTTGCCGTTCCGTTCTCGACGGTGACCTCAGTACGCTCCTCCTGGACCATTCCCGTGACGACTTCGGCATCTGACGGCACCGCAAACTCGACTGGACCGGCGAAGGGGTGAGCGGCACTGTTCTCGAGCGAGACGGTCTCGACGACGAACAGTCCCGACTCGTTCTGGGCGGGTCCGACCCGCAGTAGGTGGTTCACGGGCTGTCCACCGCCGAGGTGTAACACGTCCCGGTCGGCTGTCGGCTCCGGAAGCTCGTACGTGGTGTCGACGGATCCGTCTCCAGTCGAGAGCGTCCGCTCGTAGACAGCGCCGTTCGCCTCGATACGAATCGGATATGTTCGATCAGGCTGGAGTGGATCGAGGGTAAACGAGCCGTCGTCGACTGTAAGCTGATCGACCGGCGGACCGTACTCGCTCGTGACGTCGATGGTCGCGTTCGAGACCGGATCGCCGTCCTCGTCGACGAGCGTTCCGGTTGCCGTTTCGTTCAGGGTGATCGTCGGCTCCTGGCCGTCGGTAACGAGTTTGTAGTGAGCCGCGCCCGCGTGCTCGAGTTTGATGAAGTACACTGATACGTTGTCGGCCCGCTCGTAGCTGAACGAGCCGTTCTCGATGGTCGTCTCGGTCGGGTCATCGACTGCGTTGTACCCTGCATCGAGCGGCGTAATGGTTATGTTGTCCCCCTCTGCGGAGCCGTCTGCAACGGTCACGGTACCGGAATACGTCTCCTCGGCGACAGCGCCGGGTGCCAGCGCGATCGAGACGGGTGCGATAAGTGCAAGCGATGCGAGTACTGTGAGATATGTAAGTTTCCGTGACATGTATTAATCGTCGGATGGCGTTTCGGTAGTGATTGGCTGTTCGGTCCGACGTGACCACGTGCGAACGAGCCCGTAGGCCGGGTCGAACAGGATGATAACCAACATTCCTGCGAGCAACACGCCGGTACTACCGCGCATGAGATTCATCAGCGGAATCTGTCGGATCGTCAGTGAGGCGGTTCCCTCGTCGACCGCTGCGATGACGTACGTGTCGTGGGTCAATCCACGATCGACGAAGACGTTCCTGACCTCCATCCCGCCTTGCTGGAGGTAGCGCTCTTGGCCGGCCTCGCCGCTGGCGAGTCGTTCGCCATCGTCGTAAACGGTGAGTCCGACGGCACTGCCCTGGACGCGCGTCTGATCGAGCGAAGCAGGTGGGTTCGTCACCGTACCGATGTCCGCCGGGTCGGTGACGACGACCGCATCGGTTTGCGATAGCTCCGGAAGGTACTCCCACATAACGTATCCAACGCCGACTACCTGATCGCCTTCCGAAACATCAACGTCTGCCTGTCCGTCGCCGACGACGCCGAGCCAGATCTGCGAGTCGTCGAGTTGGACGATAGTCGCTCCCTCCCCCTGATTAACCTCGGTTACCGTTCCGTACACCGGCTGTACCGTCTCGTGAATCGAATCGCCTCGAGCAGTCACCTCGTCCACTGAGAAGGCGACGTTTCGAATGTCGGGATCGTCCGGACGCTGATACTCACGATAGTCGGTCACTTCGACGGCGTAGCTGGAGTCGGGGACGTCGTGGACGCCCGAGTCGTCCAGTGCTGCCTCCTGTTCGGAATCGGCAATAATCACCGACGACTGTGCGGTAAACAGATAGGAGAACGCGACGGAGATCACGAGAATCACGAATCCGATGTGAACCATCGCGACGCCTACCTGTTTGAATTGATAGTTGCGACTCGGCGAGCCGTGGACGTACTCGAGTGTGCGATTGATGACCGTGAGACAGACGTACGCCGCTGGCGGGAGCAGCGAGAGGACACTCGCACTGCCGATGAGCTGGTAGAATAGCGCATCGTTCGTGTCACTCGTTGCAAGCAGCCACGAATCGGTCGGCGCGACCACCGCAGCCAGAACGGTTGCCGTCGTGAAGACGCCAAGCGAGAGCAATGCGCGGCGGCGACCTTCCACGTCGTAATCCATGTAGAACCCGAGGAGCAACAGCATCGCGAGCACGATCGGATAGCTCCAGAGATTGTAGTAGTCGCCCGTCACTTCGACTTCCATCCCCGTGATGTAGCTGTTGAGGACGGGAAACGAGAGCCCCCAGACGGAGACGAAACCGAGCAGTCCGATACCGAGGACGGCGAGGTGTAACAGATTCGCTCGAGTGAGCCATGGCTGGGATTCCTCAGCTGGCTCCGCTGGCTCTCTCAGAAGCCAGTAGCCAAACGGGAGACAGACGCCGAGTATCGTCGTCACTGCGAGCAACACGAGCAGCGCGAACCCAATTCCGCCGTCGGCAAACGAGTGAACGCTTCGGAAGACGCCACTTCTGACGATCGCCGTCGCGTAGATGACGAGAGCGAACGTCGTCGCCGTCATCGCCGGTGCGAGCGTTCCGTACGTCGATCGCGACCGGTAGTTCATTACGGCATGTAACGTCGCAGTGAGGAAGATCCACGGGATCAACACGGCGGTCTCGACGGGATCCCACGCCCAGATCCCACCCCAGCCAAGGACTCGATACGACCACAGCGACCCGAGGACGATTGCGGCGGTGAGAAAGAACCACGAGATACGGAGCCAGCGCGTGATGCTTCCGATCCAGTCACTGAACAGTCCTCCGTTACCCCGGATCGTCGAGATGAAGTGGGCAACGGCGATGGCAAACGGCATCGTCAGAAGGGCGTAGGCGATGAACATCACCGGTGGATGGATCGCCATGTACGGATCGATCAGAAGCGGATTTAGTCCCGTCCCATCGAGCGGCGCGGCCCCCTCGCCCATCTCGGGGAACTCCTCGGTGATCGCGGTGAAGGGACTATCGAAGAATAGCATGGCCGCGAAGTACGTGACAATCCCGACCGTGAGTCCCTGCACGAGTTTCGCATCGGGCGACGCTATTCCCCGGCGGACAGCCGCCCAGAAGGCGACGACGGCAGCCAGTGCAGCCCACAGTAGAACGGAGCCTTCGTTACCCGCGTAGACGCCGGTGATGCGGTAGAGGAGTGGAATGTAGTTCGCCGTGTTGTTCCAAACATACGCGTTCGTGTAGTCGGTAACGACGAACTGGTACGTGAGATAACCGAGTGCAACTACCAGCAAGCCAGCAGTCACACCGATCAACGGTGTGATGACGGTAACGTAGCCGTTGTCTCGGCGAAGATAGCCACGAAACAGGAGCACCGACGCCACGAGTCCGGTGAGCGTCGCGCTGGCGATGAGCGCAGGTCCGATCATCGACTTTCCCACTTCGATTGTGCTTCATCGAGATACGCAATGAACGAATTCGTCTCGGCGTATCCATTAATTTCTACCAACAGTTCTCCGTCGGGCGTGATCGCGACGTGCTGGGGCGGATAGTTCGCGTTGTATCGTTGCTGGAGATCTTTCGCCTCCGGACTACTATCGTCGAGGTTCACCGCGAGTAGAACGAAGTCGTCGAGCCGGTCGTTGACGTCCGGATCGACGTAGGCATTCTTATTGTAGTCTTCACAGTAGGTACACCACGTCGTCCAGAAGTAGACGAGGACCGGTTTGTCTTCCGCGACAGCGGTCTCCATCGCCGTGTCTACGTCCGTTTTCCATGTAGTATCTCCATGATACGTGTATGATTCATCACTCAGTACGGATGCCGTGTTCATCGAATAGTATCCGATTCCAAGAGCCGTGATAACAAGTACGATCGTGAGGATTTTTCGTGGTGTCACGGCTTCGGTGGGCTCGATAGTAGCGGTTTGTTTGACACGACCATACGGGGATTCTAATTCTCCCATGAGGGTTCACAGACCATAAATCTTTAATCATTAGTTTCCGTCGTTATGATATATGCCAGTTAGTGCATTATGTAGAATACTTTCAAAAAGGGAGACCGATCGTTTATGAAGCGAAAATCACTCATCCTGTCTGGTGTCATAATACTTATCGTTCTGGCCGGTTGTTCCGCTCCGACAGCACCCGATGACAGCGACGACGAAACGAGCGATCCAATAGAAGCGCCAGCCGAATGGCCAGATCGGACCGTGTTGGACGGCGATCTTCGAGAAGGTGAGTCGAAAGATAACCTCGAGTACCGGAACGCAACGGCCGGCGAGGAGATCCAGTTCAGCCCCAAAGAGATGAACGAGTCGACGCTTCCTGAGAACGAAAACGAGCGGGAACTCGTCATCTACGGGCGCGAGATCATGGAAAACACCTCCGAAGAACTCCCAGAGCACGTCGGTAACGAACTGTCGTGTGCGAGCTGTCACGGCGGTAGCGACCTCGGCATGACGCAGGGAATGGTCGGCCAGGATATCAACATGATTCCGCTCGTCGGGACCCATGCAGACCTGCCCGAGTGGACTAACCGGCGTGACCGGATGCGCGACAGTCGCCAGCGGCTGATGGGCTGTTTCGACCGGAGTATGAACTCCCAGGACGCCGAGGAGGGCACACCCGAGTACGACAGCAGGGAGATGCAAGCCATGGAGGCGTACATGCAATGGCTAAGCGAGGGCGTGCCGACGAAGGCTCAGCCGTACTGGTCACACCTGAATAAAGCAGAGGGTGACGAACGCGTTCCGGTCGAAGAGATCAACCCCGTTCGGGGTGCAGAACTTTACCTCGAGAACTGTGCGTCCTGTCACGGTGACGATGGACAGGGAATCGAGGACACTGCCACAGCGCTGTGGGGTCCTGACTCGTTCAACGACGGTGCCGGAATGTCGCGCGT
Encoded here:
- a CDS encoding cytochrome c maturation protein CcmE → MKRRTKLLFVGVGILLLLGVLGVTVMNASAEFVTPTAVNDGEYEGEWVNLEGQATDIEQTGEEIAFSVSDNNTSVDVVYEGTMPETMAENRIVVAKGAVENGTLQATELSVRAHDDEDGGPPEEHT
- the ccmA gene encoding heme ABC exporter ATP-binding protein CcmA — its product is MASITAEGVTKRLGSTVAVRDVSFTVGSGEHVGLFGPNGAGKTTLMQMLATLSFPSDGTIRIGEHDITPDATRVRRDLGVMGHRSMLYGTLTARENLRLHARLRGVSTDRVEEVLEQVNLRTQASTRVETFSHGMTKRLAIARAVLHDPTVLLLDEPYAGLDQRSARDLQQILDQFDDRTVVLATHDLVRGATDCDRALVLVDGTISRDVRIEDSTTDDLETIYRRTTDPATPR
- a CDS encoding heme exporter protein CcmB, producing MIDGLRKYNRVVLEVVRKDLLIELRSKQVLNTAVVFALLVVVIFAFSFARSFTDVGVVGSGALWIAFVFAGTFGVSQSATAETADAGLDGLLLLPVDRSAIYVGKVLSNTVFTTAVAIITFVCTVIFLEFTVPLDVVPILLLVFVLAAFGFTSTGVLIATMTARARLRELLLPLLLVPLIVPVLLAGVELTRVLTEGYVTLRWFQLLVVYDGLLFLTGLATFEYVVER
- a CDS encoding carboxypeptidase-like regulatory domain-containing protein gives rise to the protein MSRKLTYLTVLASLALIAPVSIALAPGAVAEETYSGTVTVADGSAEGDNITITPLDAGYNAVDDPTETTIENGSFSYERADNVSVYFIKLEHAGAAHYKLVTDGQEPTITLNETATGTLVDEDGDPVSNATIDVTSEYGPPVDQLTVDDGSFTLDPLQPDRTYPIRIEANGAVYERTLSTGDGSVDTTYELPEPTADRDVLHLGGGQPVNHLLRVGPAQNESGLFVVETVSLENSAAHPFAGPVEFAVPSDAEVVTGMVQEERTEVTVENGTATVDASIDAGETADVSVFYRLEDQELEKPVGYDVEQFAISFVEYDLSQVEFSDNLVEADAPMPMVMNTNVLEADERIAVSIDERGVTASEERGDDSQGAELPVGLLSAGFVGIVVVGLLAYRRL
- the ccsA gene encoding cytochrome c biogenesis protein CcsA; translated protein: MIGPALIASATLTGLVASVLLFRGYLRRDNGYVTVITPLIGVTAGLLVVALGYLTYQFVVTDYTNAYVWNNTANYIPLLYRITGVYAGNEGSVLLWAALAAVVAFWAAVRRGIASPDAKLVQGLTVGIVTYFAAMLFFDSPFTAITEEFPEMGEGAAPLDGTGLNPLLIDPYMAIHPPVMFIAYALLTMPFAIAVAHFISTIRGNGGLFSDWIGSITRWLRISWFFLTAAIVLGSLWSYRVLGWGGIWAWDPVETAVLIPWIFLTATLHAVMNYRSRSTYGTLAPAMTATTFALVIYATAIVRSGVFRSVHSFADGGIGFALLVLLAVTTILGVCLPFGYWLLREPAEPAEESQPWLTRANLLHLAVLGIGLLGFVSVWGLSFPVLNSYITGMEVEVTGDYYNLWSYPIVLAMLLLLGFYMDYDVEGRRRALLSLGVFTTATVLAAVVAPTDSWLLATSDTNDALFYQLIGSASVLSLLPPAAYVCLTVINRTLEYVHGSPSRNYQFKQVGVAMVHIGFVILVISVAFSYLFTAQSSVIIADSEQEAALDDSGVHDVPDSSYAVEVTDYREYQRPDDPDIRNVAFSVDEVTARGDSIHETVQPVYGTVTEVNQGEGATIVQLDDSQIWLGVVGDGQADVDVSEGDQVVGVGYVMWEYLPELSQTDAVVVTDPADIGTVTNPPASLDQTRVQGSAVGLTVYDDGERLASGEAGQERYLQQGGMEVRNVFVDRGLTHDTYVIAAVDEGTASLTIRQIPLMNLMRGSTGVLLAGMLVIILFDPAYGLVRTWSRRTEQPITTETPSDD
- a CDS encoding thioredoxin family protein; its protein translation is MTPRKILTIVLVITALGIGYYSMNTASVLSDESYTYHGDTTWKTDVDTAMETAVAEDKPVLVYFWTTWCTYCEDYNKNAYVDPDVNDRLDDFVLLAVNLDDSSPEAKDLQQRYNANYPPQHVAITPDGELLVEINGYAETNSFIAYLDEAQSKWESR
- a CDS encoding c-type cytochrome, with the translated sequence MLDGDLREGESKDNLEYRNATAGEEIQFSPKEMNESTLPENENERELVIYGREIMENTSEELPEHVGNELSCASCHGGSDLGMTQGMVGQDINMIPLVGTHADLPEWTNRRDRMRDSRQRLMGCFDRSMNSQDAEEGTPEYDSREMQAMEAYMQWLSEGVPTKAQPYWSHLNKAEGDERVPVEEINPVRGAELYLENCASCHGDDGQGIEDTATALWGPDSFNDGAGMSRVYTSSAFIREAMPYGAPHTLTDWRDVQDIAGFMNGHDRPEFVGKEDDFPTTGPPEEGVYYERTQEDLGYDMNPMQKKLELAGIPTGTESLSEDDIPDDVDRYDQPLREESLNETDN